In Cellulomonas sp. Y8, the genomic stretch GTGTAGGGCGTGGCGTTGACACACCCGAGCGTCCCCTCCGGCCCGAATGGCGCTCAACGCTGGCGACCCCGACGCTCGCGCGGGTGTCTGTCGACTCCGCGCTTGCTCACCTCGTGCTGACCCGGCTGCGGATGCCGTCGCGCCGCGGGGCGGCAAGACTGGCGACGACGTCGAACTAGGAGGTCAGTGGTGAGCCAGGGCAACGGGGTGCACACAGTGCACAGCGACGGTGCGTGGATCAACGAGGTCGCCGGCCAGCAGGTCGGTGACCGGTACGAGACGAAGGACGCCGCGGTGGCGGCGGGGCGCGATGAGGCGATCGCGCGCGGCACGGAGCACCACATCCACGGTCTGGACGGTCAGGTGCACGAGAAGAACAGCTACGGCCACGACCCTCGGAACATCCCGGGCTGAGGCTCGGTCCGGCGCCGCGGGTCAACGCGGTGCGTCGACCTCGTCGACGGGCACGTCCGGGCGGGCACCTGGCAACGTCCGATATTCGGGACCGGCCAAGATGTCTAGCAGGTATCTCCGGCCCGGGTGTGGCGTTGACGCACCCAGCTGCGGATCGCTGGTCACAGCCGGGGAACAGACGGTCCCAGCAGGCTGCAACTCGCCCGGGCGATCGCCGAGGAGGGTCGGCGGCCTCCCGCTTGCCAGCCACGGCCCGAGGTGTGCTGGGGCGTTCTGCGCAGGCGTCCGGGTGACCGGCGGCCTTCCGCGGTCGGCGAGCGGTGATGAAGGTTCGCTGAAGAGTGCGATGGCGAGCACCATCGCTGGAGACGCTCCGTCTAGCGTCGCTCGGGACCGGGCGCCGTCCGGGGCCGCGCGGACGCCGAGTCCTGCCACCGCCCGGCTTGTCGATTGCGTGGCAGGAGCGGGGGGACCCAGTCTCCACGGGCACTCAACCGCCCTCGGCGGCAAGTGAGTCCCGGGTCGGTCGAAGAGCTTCGTTCGAACTGACAACGCACCTCGCAGGCGACAGGAGCCCACATGCCTGCTCATCTGCGCGTCAGCTCGCGCCATCGCACTCCCGGCCCCGCCCGGACGCCGTTGACCGACGCCAGTGCGAATGCGCGGGCGACCGCAACGCTCGCCGGCCGCCGAGTCGGCACGGTTGTCGCAACTTCGGGGGTAGCGGTCTCGCTCACAGCGGTTCCGGCGTCCGCTGCACAACCGGCTGAGAGCAGCGCCGGCATTCTCGATCTCAACGCGCTGGCCGGGGCCCGGGCGTTGGCCTCCGCCGCCCCGAGTGCAGTCGCGCCCGTCACCGCGACCTGGTCGTTCGACGTCCCTGGCGCGACCGCGGTGCTGCCACCGCTTCCCCCGCCGGTGGTCGAGGAAGCGGCTGCCCGACCCGATGGGCCGGCGGCCCGCTCCTCGCGACGAACCGAGCCCACCGAACCGCAGGAGCTGACCGCGGTCGGCGCACCAGTGCCCCAGTCTGCGAACGGCAGCGCCGTCGTCGCGGTCGCTTCGGGTCTGGTCGGTGTGCCCTATGTGTACGGCGGCACGACCCCGAGCGGGTTCGACTGCTCCGGCTTTACCTCGCACGTGTACGCGCAGGTCGGCATCACGATCCCACGCACGTCGACGGCCCAGCGAGACGCAGGCACGGTCGTCCCGCGCGACCAGGCGCAGCCGGGCGACCTGATCTGGTCGCCCGGGCACATCGCGATCTACGCCGGTGACAACCTGCAGGTCGACGCGCCCGTACCCGGCAAGACGGTCCAGATCCGGGAGATCTGGCAGTCCGCCCCGTTGTTCGTCCGGATCGGCTGATCGGCGTGCCGATCGGAGACCTCAGCACCCTGCTCGTGTGGGGCGCGGTGACTGCGTACGCGATCGCGCTGGTCGCGTACTCGAGCGCTCTGGCCCGCGTCGCCGATGCCGCGGCCCGAACGCAGCGCCGCCCGGTCGCCGTGGGTGCCGGCGCGGCCGCAATCACGACCGCAGAATCGACCATCGCCGCGCCCGGCCGCGCGGCGGGGATCGCGCGATCGACCGCCACGCTGGCGACGGCGCTGCTGCTGGGCGGTGTGGTCCTGCGTGGAGTGGCGGCCGGGCGGTGGCCGACCGCCAACATGTACGAGTTCACGATCGTCGGGATCTTGGTCGCGACGGTGGTCTTTCTTGCCGTACGGCGCACCCGCACGTTGCCGTTCATCGGGGTGCTTGTGACCGGGATCGCCGTGCTGTCCCTCGTGGTCGCGCTGAACTCGTTCTACCTGCGGGCGGACGCGGTGCAGCCGGCGCTGCAGAGCTACTGGCTGGTCGTCCACGTCAGCATCGCCATCGCGGCAACGGGGATCTTCACAGTCGCGTTCGCGACCTCGGTGCTGCAGGTCCTGCAGGATTCCCGCGAGTCCGGGCGGTCCCGGCTGGATCGCCCGTGGCGCGTGGGCGACGAGCTGCGCCGTTCGCTGCGTCGGTGGCGGATCACCGGTCCGTCATGGTTGTGGCTGCGGACGGTCCCCAGCGCGGTGCGCCTCGAGGCGCTGTCGTTCCGGTTGAA encodes the following:
- a CDS encoding DUF2188 domain-containing protein produces the protein MSQGNGVHTVHSDGAWINEVAGQQVGDRYETKDAAVAAGRDEAIARGTEHHIHGLDGQVHEKNSYGHDPRNIPG
- a CDS encoding C40 family peptidase — translated: MPAHLRVSSRHRTPGPARTPLTDASANARATATLAGRRVGTVVATSGVAVSLTAVPASAAQPAESSAGILDLNALAGARALASAAPSAVAPVTATWSFDVPGATAVLPPLPPPVVEEAAARPDGPAARSSRRTEPTEPQELTAVGAPVPQSANGSAVVAVASGLVGVPYVYGGTTPSGFDCSGFTSHVYAQVGITIPRTSTAQRDAGTVVPRDQAQPGDLIWSPGHIAIYAGDNLQVDAPVPGKTVQIREIWQSAPLFVRIG
- the ccsB gene encoding c-type cytochrome biogenesis protein CcsB, which translates into the protein MPIGDLSTLLVWGAVTAYAIALVAYSSALARVADAAARTQRRPVAVGAGAAAITTAESTIAAPGRAAGIARSTATLATALLLGGVVLRGVAAGRWPTANMYEFTIVGILVATVVFLAVRRTRTLPFIGVLVTGIAVLSLVVALNSFYLRADAVQPALQSYWLVVHVSIAIAATGIFTVAFATSVLQVLQDSRESGRSRLDRPWRVGDELRRSLRRWRITGPSWLWLRTVPSAVRLEALSFRLNAIAFVLWTLTLIGGAIWAEQAWGRYWGWDPKEVATFVAWVVYAAYLHARTTRGWQGRRAAYLVYVGYAVVIANFTVVNLFVNGKHSYSGI